A window of the Mannheimia granulomatis genome harbors these coding sequences:
- the rppH gene encoding RNA pyrophosphohydrolase, which produces MIDFDGYRPNVGIVICNKHGQVLWAKRFGQNSWQFPQGGINEGENIETAMYRELYEEVGLSKKDVRLLWASKYWLKYKLPKRLVRSDSPGPVCIGQKQRWFLLQLISDENQINLKATKSPEFDGWRWVSFWYPVRQVVSFKRDVYRKVMKEFALVLQSGVQKKPDDKPNEKIRSDRYEKSDYKKDPNMRKNQSESTKENKQEYRKLYRPWQHNQKGKQ; this is translated from the coding sequence GTGATCGATTTCGATGGCTACCGCCCAAATGTTGGAATCGTCATCTGTAATAAGCACGGACAAGTTCTGTGGGCAAAACGGTTTGGTCAAAACTCTTGGCAATTTCCGCAAGGCGGTATTAACGAGGGAGAAAACATTGAAACAGCAATGTACCGTGAGCTTTATGAAGAGGTCGGCTTAAGTAAAAAAGATGTGCGGTTGCTTTGGGCGTCTAAATATTGGCTGAAATATAAGCTACCAAAACGTTTGGTGCGCTCTGACAGCCCGGGTCCGGTTTGTATCGGACAAAAACAGCGCTGGTTTTTATTACAACTTATCAGTGATGAAAATCAAATTAATCTAAAAGCAACAAAAAGCCCTGAATTTGACGGCTGGCGTTGGGTGAGTTTTTGGTATCCTGTCCGCCAAGTAGTATCGTTTAAGCGAGATGTTTATCGCAAAGTAATGAAAGAATTTGCTCTTGTATTACAAAGTGGTGTTCAGAAAAAGCCTGACGATAAGCCAAACGAAAAAATAAGATCCGATCGATACGAGAAATCGGACTATAAAAAAGATCCGAATATGAGAAAAAATCAATCGGAATCAACTAAAGAGAATAAACAGGAATATCGTAAACTCTATCGCCCTTGGCAACATAATCAAAAGGGAAAACAATAA
- a CDS encoding TetR/AcrR family transcriptional regulator: MSNPLGRPRDEELTAKVLKATYELLSKHHYHEISLVKVAEVAGVSRKALYSRWQNKIELVVEAFNFFNPPEMPDLQGSVKQQLLDYLEQSVAVSNQNPTLFGDILADILGSPQAQAFFDKAYTQPRWKIYSQILEKGVEQGEFSADMNIPLVVESLSAIFRSRILQQKTIEKSFINEVVTLLVR, from the coding sequence ATGAGTAATCCACTTGGGCGACCACGCGATGAAGAATTGACCGCAAAAGTGCTAAAAGCCACTTATGAGTTGCTTTCCAAGCATCATTATCACGAGATCTCTTTGGTGAAAGTAGCCGAAGTGGCTGGCGTTTCTCGCAAGGCGTTATATAGCCGTTGGCAGAATAAAATTGAGCTGGTGGTGGAGGCTTTTAACTTTTTCAATCCACCCGAAATGCCTGATTTACAAGGCTCGGTGAAGCAGCAATTACTAGATTATCTTGAGCAGTCGGTGGCAGTGTCTAATCAAAATCCCACCTTATTTGGCGATATTTTGGCGGATATTTTAGGCTCACCACAAGCTCAAGCCTTTTTTGATAAAGCCTACACTCAACCTCGTTGGAAAATTTACAGCCAAATCTTGGAGAAAGGAGTTGAGCAAGGCGAATTTTCTGCTGATATGAATATCCCGTTGGTAGTAGAAAGTCTCTCAGCAATCTTCCGTAGCCGTATATTACAGCAGAAAACTATTGAAAAAAGCTTTATTAATGAGGTTGTAACATTATTGGTTCGCTAA
- the lldD gene encoding FMN-dependent L-lactate dehydrogenase LldD produces the protein MIIASAKDYQRAAKRRVPPFMFHYADGGSYAEQTLRRNVSDLENIALRQRVLKDMSQLDTGIELFGEKLSMPVTLAPVGALGMYARRGEVQAAKAADNKGIPFTLSTVSICPIEEVVPAIKRPMWFQLYVLKDRGFMKNALERAKASGCSTLVFTVDMPTPGARYRDMHSGMSGPYKDIRRVLQAMLHPFWAWDVGVQGKPHTLGNISKYMGKPVDLNNYIGWLTDNFDPSISWKDLEWIREFWDGPMVIKGILDPEDAKDAVRFGADGIIVSNHGGRQLDGVLSSAKALPAIADAVKGDIKILVDSGIRNGLDVVRMLALGADCTMIGRAFVYALGAAGQAGVENLLDIFLKEMKVAMTLTSNQKISDITRDALVDLSKI, from the coding sequence ATGATTATTGCATCAGCTAAAGATTATCAACGTGCGGCAAAGCGTCGCGTTCCCCCTTTTATGTTTCATTATGCAGATGGTGGCTCTTATGCGGAGCAAACGCTTCGCCGTAATGTAAGTGATTTAGAGAATATTGCATTACGCCAGCGTGTGCTAAAAGATATGTCCCAACTAGATACTGGTATTGAATTATTTGGTGAAAAACTTTCAATGCCGGTTACACTTGCTCCGGTCGGTGCATTAGGTATGTATGCCCGCCGTGGAGAAGTGCAGGCCGCAAAAGCCGCAGATAATAAAGGCATTCCCTTTACTCTTTCGACTGTTTCTATTTGTCCGATTGAAGAAGTTGTACCAGCGATTAAACGCCCAATGTGGTTTCAGCTTTATGTGCTAAAAGATCGTGGCTTTATGAAAAATGCGTTAGAACGGGCTAAAGCGTCTGGCTGCTCTACATTGGTTTTCACCGTTGATATGCCAACTCCTGGAGCAAGATATCGTGATATGCACTCAGGCATGAGTGGACCATATAAAGACATTCGTCGAGTGTTACAAGCCATGCTTCATCCATTCTGGGCATGGGATGTGGGGGTTCAAGGTAAGCCACATACTTTGGGTAATATTTCAAAATATATGGGAAAACCGGTTGATCTGAATAATTACATTGGATGGCTAACCGATAACTTCGATCCTTCAATCTCGTGGAAAGATTTAGAATGGATTCGTGAGTTTTGGGACGGTCCAATGGTTATCAAGGGAATTCTTGACCCAGAAGATGCTAAAGATGCGGTTCGTTTTGGTGCAGATGGTATTATTGTTTCTAACCATGGTGGACGACAACTCGATGGTGTTTTATCTTCCGCAAAAGCCTTGCCGGCTATTGCTGATGCAGTAAAAGGTGACATCAAAATCCTTGTTGATTCAGGTATTCGTAACGGGCTTGATGTGGTGCGAATGTTAGCGCTAGGAGCAGATTGTACGATGATTGGGCGTGCTTTTGTTTATGCACTAGGGGCAGCAGGCCAAGCCGGCGTAGAAAACTTGTTGGATATTTTCTTAAAAGAAATGAAAGTCGCGATGACATTGACCAGCAACCAAAAAATCAGTGATATTACTCGTGATGCTTTAGTTGATCTCAGTAAAATCTAA
- the trpS gene encoding tryptophan--tRNA ligase, whose protein sequence is MTKPIVFSGVQPSGELTIGNYLGALRNWVKMQDDYDCVYCIVDQHAITVRQDPEALRKSTLDVLALYLACGIDPNKSTIFIQSHVPEHAQLAWVLNCYTYFGEMGRMTQFKDKSARYEENVNVGLFTYPVLMAADILLYQANQVPVGDDQKQHLEITRDIANRFNALYGKKDAEGNVIEPVFAVPEVFIAKSGARVMSLLEPTKKMSKSDNNRNNVIGLLEDPKAVAKKIKRAMTDGDEPPVVRYDVQNKAGVSNLLDILSAITGKTIAELEAEFEGKMYGHLKTEVADKVSELLTNLQERYHHYRQDEALLEKIYREGADKARARAKATLDKVYELVGFVRY, encoded by the coding sequence ATGACCAAACCTATTGTATTTAGTGGCGTTCAGCCCTCTGGTGAATTAACGATTGGGAATTACTTAGGGGCATTACGCAACTGGGTAAAAATGCAAGATGATTATGACTGTGTTTATTGTATTGTTGATCAGCACGCTATTACCGTGCGTCAAGATCCTGAAGCACTACGTAAATCTACCCTTGATGTGTTAGCCCTATATTTAGCCTGTGGCATTGATCCTAATAAAAGCACGATTTTTATTCAATCTCACGTGCCTGAACACGCTCAGCTTGCCTGGGTGTTAAACTGCTACACTTATTTCGGTGAAATGGGTCGAATGACACAATTTAAAGATAAATCCGCTCGTTATGAAGAAAATGTGAATGTAGGCTTATTCACCTACCCTGTACTGATGGCAGCAGATATTCTGCTCTACCAAGCTAATCAAGTACCGGTGGGTGATGATCAAAAACAACACTTGGAAATCACCCGCGATATTGCCAATCGTTTCAATGCGTTATATGGCAAAAAAGATGCTGAAGGTAATGTGATTGAGCCTGTGTTTGCCGTACCTGAAGTCTTTATTGCGAAATCGGGGGCGAGAGTGATGTCGTTACTTGAGCCAACGAAAAAAATGTCTAAATCGGACAATAACCGCAATAATGTGATCGGTTTGCTCGAAGATCCAAAAGCGGTAGCGAAGAAAATCAAACGTGCAATGACCGATGGCGATGAACCACCTGTAGTGCGTTATGACGTGCAAAATAAAGCCGGCGTGTCCAATTTACTTGATATTTTATCTGCTATCACAGGCAAAACTATTGCGGAATTAGAAGCAGAATTTGAAGGTAAAATGTACGGTCATTTGAAAACGGAAGTAGCAGATAAAGTATCTGAATTATTAACTAATCTGCAAGAACGCTACCATCACTACCGCCAAGATGAAGCCTTGCTTGAAAAAATCTACCGCGAAGGCGCAGATAAAGCACGAGCCCGTGCAAAAGCGACCTTAGATAAGGTGTATGAATTAGTGGGATTCGTGCGTTACTAA
- the lgt gene encoding prolipoprotein diacylglyceryl transferase: MNEQFIQFPQISPIVFEIGPIALRWYGLMYLAGFAFAYWLGMKRAKNSNGVWTTEQVDTLVYSCFWGVVLGGRIGDVFFYNFDRFLQDPLYLFRIWEGGMSFHGGLIGVIVAMIWVSYRQKRSFWNTADFIAPLVPFGLGMGRIGNFINDELWGRVTDVPWAVLFPSGGYLPRHPSQLYEAFLEGVVLLFILNWFIKKPRPAGSVSGLFLIGYGTFRFIVEYFREIDHNVNTSADLITRGQLLSLPMIIGGILIMAWAYKANKVK, from the coding sequence ATGAACGAACAATTTATCCAATTTCCTCAAATCAGCCCCATTGTGTTTGAAATCGGTCCGATTGCCCTGCGTTGGTATGGGTTAATGTATTTGGCAGGTTTTGCCTTTGCTTATTGGCTCGGGATGAAACGAGCTAAAAATTCCAACGGTGTTTGGACAACCGAGCAAGTAGATACCCTTGTCTATTCCTGCTTCTGGGGTGTAGTATTAGGCGGTCGCATTGGCGATGTATTCTTTTACAATTTTGATCGTTTCTTACAAGATCCACTCTATTTGTTCCGTATTTGGGAAGGGGGAATGTCGTTCCACGGCGGTTTAATTGGTGTAATTGTAGCGATGATTTGGGTATCATACCGCCAAAAACGCAGCTTCTGGAACACAGCTGATTTTATTGCTCCTCTAGTGCCATTTGGACTAGGAATGGGGCGTATAGGTAACTTTATTAATGATGAACTTTGGGGACGAGTAACTGATGTTCCTTGGGCAGTATTATTCCCAAGCGGTGGCTATCTTCCCCGCCACCCCTCACAACTGTACGAGGCCTTTTTAGAAGGTGTCGTTTTACTATTTATCCTAAACTGGTTTATTAAAAAGCCACGCCCGGCTGGCTCTGTATCAGGTTTGTTTCTAATTGGTTACGGCACCTTCCGCTTTATTGTGGAATATTTCCGAGAAATCGACCACAACGTCAATACAAGTGCAGATTTAATCACTCGTGGGCAATTGCTCTCTTTGCCAATGATTATCGGCGGAATCCTGATTATGGCATGGGCATACAAAGCTAATAAAGTGAAATAA
- a CDS encoding phosphoglycolate phosphatase: MNRKYKVIGFDLDGTLINTLPDLTLVANAMFLEAGLPTVTQQKVLTWIGKGADIFFQNAINHTGMLLDAEQLVKMRTSFDKYYATYVCEESTLFPNVKETLEALKAKGYPLVVITNKPTKLVEPVLSAFDIYHLFDETLGGQSLPKIKPHPDPMFFICEKFGITPQELLFVGDSENDIIASKAAGCDVVGLTYGYNYNIPIEQSNPTFIASEFKDVLKIVGE, translated from the coding sequence ATGAACAGAAAATATAAAGTCATTGGTTTCGACCTAGACGGCACCTTAATTAATACCTTGCCGGATCTCACTTTAGTCGCCAATGCGATGTTTTTAGAAGCTGGGTTACCCACGGTTACACAACAAAAAGTCTTAACTTGGATTGGTAAGGGGGCAGATATTTTCTTCCAAAATGCAATTAACCATACAGGCATGCTCCTTGATGCTGAGCAGCTTGTCAAAATGCGAACCAGCTTTGATAAATATTACGCTACTTATGTGTGCGAAGAAAGTACACTGTTCCCCAATGTAAAAGAGACCTTAGAAGCCTTAAAAGCCAAAGGTTATCCTCTGGTGGTCATTACCAACAAACCGACCAAACTAGTTGAACCTGTGCTATCGGCTTTTGATATTTATCATTTATTCGATGAAACTCTAGGTGGGCAATCGCTCCCTAAAATTAAGCCGCACCCCGATCCGATGTTCTTTATTTGCGAAAAGTTTGGCATCACCCCGCAAGAACTCTTATTCGTGGGCGATTCGGAAAACGATATTATCGCTTCAAAAGCCGCCGGCTGTGATGTAGTCGGCCTAACTTACGGTTATAACTACAATATCCCGATTGAGCAATCCAACCCGACTTTTATAGCCTCTGAATTTAAAGACGTGTTGAAAATTGTAGGCGAATAA
- a CDS encoding sulfite exporter TauE/SafE family protein, with product MIILFSCLFLGTFVGFLAGLFGIGGGLIIVPSLAFLLPLAGVPPEYVMSTALGTSFSTIIITAFSSAQRHHKLGNVDLQTSKFFIPALMVSVFLGGLIVSHLDAQLMSKIFAVMVLYLASKMLFSLKKAPKNKPLTLKTTLVGGSIIGALSSMAGIAGGAFIVPFLSDRGLDIKRAIGTSSFCGAFLGLSGTISFIVSGWGLEGMPDYSLGYVYLPALLGITATSFFTSKMGASAANVLPVPILKKAFAVLLVCIAINMFLK from the coding sequence ATGATCATTCTATTTAGTTGCCTGTTTTTAGGCACCTTTGTCGGTTTTTTAGCAGGCTTATTCGGTATCGGTGGTGGCCTAATCATTGTACCAAGCCTTGCTTTTTTATTACCGCTAGCAGGTGTTCCGCCTGAATATGTAATGTCCACTGCATTAGGTACATCCTTTTCTACTATTATCATTACTGCATTTTCATCGGCACAACGCCATCATAAATTAGGTAATGTCGATTTGCAAACCAGCAAATTTTTTATTCCGGCGTTAATGGTGTCAGTCTTTTTAGGTGGACTTATTGTTAGCCACCTAGATGCTCAATTGATGTCCAAAATTTTTGCAGTGATGGTACTTTATCTTGCCAGCAAAATGCTGTTCTCTTTGAAAAAAGCACCTAAAAACAAACCGCTTACACTAAAAACTACCTTGGTAGGTGGCAGTATTATCGGGGCATTATCCAGTATGGCAGGTATTGCAGGTGGTGCATTTATCGTACCGTTTTTAAGCGATCGCGGTTTAGATATCAAACGCGCTATCGGCACATCCTCATTTTGTGGGGCATTTCTAGGCTTATCAGGCACAATCAGCTTTATTGTGAGTGGTTGGGGCTTGGAAGGAATGCCTGATTATTCACTCGGTTATGTTTATCTACCGGCTCTATTAGGTATTACCGCCACTTCATTTTTCACCTCAAAAATGGGCGCAAGTGCCGCTAACGTACTACCTGTACCCATCCTCAAAAAGGCATTTGCGGTATTACTGGTCTGTATTGCAATTAATATGTTCTTAAAATAA
- a CDS encoding HlyD family secretion protein, with protein sequence MTDITEKTDINNENAQPEQWQPKKASPLKSALVLLLIIGGVLGMLYAWKLSPFQTSWVETNNAYVRGKTTLISSKVGGYVQEVLVADYQTVEAGQVLARLEQTTYLAQVEQAKANLVTQQANLAKISQSREATKATVNVHRAAIESAEAGLRNAQIEFKRQAELIKTNATSKQQYDNAQATLKKAQAALSQAKAQKDVAEQEVINVAANEKIALAAVENAKAGLLIAQDNLTHTEIKAPVSGKLGEIGIKQGQLLSVGSNIAYLVPPETWVVANLKETEMKNIRIGQTARVKVDALGGAPLEGKVIEISPATGSEFSLNKTDNSTGNFVKIPQRVPVKIEISPNQENAARLLSGMSVIVEIDTAE encoded by the coding sequence ATGACAGATATTACCGAAAAAACGGACATCAATAACGAAAATGCCCAGCCTGAACAATGGCAGCCGAAAAAAGCCTCGCCATTAAAAAGTGCTTTGGTACTGTTACTGATTATTGGTGGTGTGCTAGGAATGCTTTATGCGTGGAAATTGTCTCCGTTTCAAACAAGCTGGGTGGAAACCAATAATGCCTATGTTCGCGGAAAAACAACCTTAATCAGTAGCAAAGTGGGCGGCTACGTGCAGGAAGTGTTGGTGGCGGATTATCAAACAGTTGAAGCAGGCCAGGTACTCGCTCGTTTGGAACAGACTACTTACCTCGCCCAAGTAGAGCAAGCAAAAGCGAATCTTGTTACTCAACAGGCTAATTTGGCAAAAATCAGCCAATCTCGAGAAGCAACCAAAGCCACGGTGAATGTGCATCGTGCTGCCATTGAAAGTGCTGAGGCGGGGTTACGCAACGCTCAAATTGAATTTAAACGTCAGGCGGAATTGATTAAAACAAATGCCACCTCTAAACAGCAATACGATAACGCTCAGGCGACTCTTAAAAAAGCGCAAGCGGCATTAAGCCAAGCAAAGGCGCAAAAAGATGTTGCAGAGCAAGAAGTGATTAATGTAGCAGCAAATGAAAAAATTGCGTTAGCTGCAGTAGAAAATGCCAAAGCCGGTTTGCTGATTGCTCAAGATAATCTTACTCACACCGAAATCAAAGCTCCGGTGAGTGGCAAATTAGGCGAAATCGGTATAAAGCAGGGTCAGCTACTTAGCGTAGGCAGCAATATTGCCTACCTCGTGCCACCGGAAACTTGGGTGGTGGCGAATCTGAAAGAAACTGAAATGAAAAATATCCGCATCGGGCAAACGGCTCGTGTTAAAGTGGATGCTCTTGGCGGAGCGCCTTTAGAGGGGAAAGTGATTGAAATTTCTCCGGCAACAGGGTCGGAATTTAGCCTCAATAAAACTGATAACAGTACCGGCAACTTCGTGAAAATTCCACAACGAGTGCCGGTGAAAATTGAGATTTCGCCAAACCAAGAAAATGCAGCACGCTTACTTTCCGGGATGTCAGTGATTGTGGAGATTGACACCGCAGAATAA
- a CDS encoding Crp/Fnr family transcriptional regulator yields the protein MDAINFPSPETLRGCQQSSLNYLEKGVTAYSQGSQAQEFYYLKKGLIGLYHMLDNGKESLVRIYQDQEYFGFRTFFGDHFYHCTAKVLQSAEVVRIKPLQLSSFFTQNPKLTAYLIRQLAGELQDAEYRLSQVSYQRTQERVSSSIAYLTENYPNYHWTYREIAEFSGCETETAIRISRLLKK from the coding sequence ATGGATGCAATAAATTTTCCCTCCCCAGAAACGTTGAGAGGCTGTCAACAGAGTTCTTTAAATTATCTGGAGAAAGGCGTAACTGCCTATTCTCAAGGTAGCCAAGCCCAAGAGTTTTACTATTTAAAGAAAGGATTAATCGGCTTATATCATATGCTCGACAACGGTAAAGAAAGCCTGGTTAGGATTTATCAAGATCAGGAATATTTCGGTTTCCGAACATTTTTTGGAGATCACTTTTACCATTGCACGGCTAAAGTACTGCAATCGGCAGAAGTTGTTCGGATTAAGCCGTTGCAACTATCCTCTTTTTTTACGCAAAATCCTAAGTTGACTGCTTATTTAATTCGACAGCTTGCTGGTGAGTTGCAAGATGCCGAGTATCGGCTTTCACAAGTATCTTACCAACGTACACAAGAGAGAGTAAGTAGTAGTATTGCTTATTTAACAGAAAATTACCCGAATTACCATTGGACATATCGTGAGATTGCTGAATTTTCCGGTTGTGAAACTGAGACCGCGATTAGAATTAGTCGTTTGCTGAAGAAATAA
- a CDS encoding MFS transporter, giving the protein MSLVSNNYRFKPHELPMVAGSPATPDHLPKKRLLYFLVALVLTFVSGLQNGLLSATVPQLRGEMGLTIVEGGWIQSAYFMGYATFGVLLFKIRQHFGLHKFIRWTLWAVLLSNLLQVYFREYEVEVFARLMMGIGTSGFFTLAVFYGMQALTGVGRVIGITFFSGLMQVVPTLSQLIYPSLFADGDMQAVFIFQFSATLLGIGLVRWLPLPPSFTQKSLIWLDYVSFALFAVGVALLCAFLVQGNVVWWTTPWLGWLAAGSFGCIALMFWIESHRREPLIYWRWVSGKQVVMFLLIAMLTRLFTTEQSVGANGVLSLFGLSASELVTYNLIIWASSLAGLVMSVLTLKLEEIRRSTMIALFGIALGAYLDIGISSQTRAEQFYLSQSIIAFSSFYFASPVFIEGFLRAISVGFNHIISFLALFTSTQVLGGLLGAAAFNAYIIIQSKVHLQNLSQHITAIDPAIAPQAVGNLIKNANLNATLLAYNDLFELIFITAGTGAVISCALWIYRKIKGIDILAKEMAALKSMM; this is encoded by the coding sequence ATGTCGCTCGTTTCTAATAATTACCGTTTTAAACCACACGAATTGCCAATGGTCGCCGGCTCGCCGGCAACACCCGATCATTTGCCTAAAAAGCGGTTACTCTATTTTTTAGTCGCTTTGGTGCTGACTTTTGTATCAGGTTTGCAAAACGGTTTACTTTCAGCCACTGTGCCGCAACTAAGGGGTGAAATGGGGCTAACCATTGTAGAGGGAGGCTGGATCCAATCTGCTTATTTTATGGGGTATGCCACTTTTGGTGTGTTGCTTTTTAAGATTCGCCAGCATTTTGGCTTACATAAATTTATTCGTTGGACATTATGGGCTGTATTGTTAAGTAATTTACTGCAAGTCTATTTTCGTGAATACGAAGTCGAAGTGTTTGCCCGTTTGATGATGGGTATAGGAACAAGCGGATTTTTTACTTTGGCGGTGTTCTATGGTATGCAAGCATTGACAGGGGTAGGGAGAGTTATAGGCATTACTTTCTTTTCCGGCTTGATGCAGGTTGTTCCGACCCTTTCCCAGCTTATTTATCCCTCTTTATTTGCTGATGGCGATATGCAAGCGGTCTTTATTTTCCAATTTTCTGCAACTTTATTGGGTATTGGGCTGGTTCGCTGGTTGCCGCTACCGCCGAGCTTTACTCAAAAATCCCTGATTTGGTTGGATTATGTCAGCTTTGCTCTGTTTGCAGTGGGTGTTGCCTTACTTTGTGCCTTTTTGGTACAGGGCAACGTAGTGTGGTGGACAACTCCTTGGCTTGGCTGGCTAGCTGCCGGTAGCTTTGGTTGCATTGCCTTGATGTTTTGGATTGAATCTCATCGCCGTGAGCCGCTGATTTATTGGCGATGGGTCTCCGGCAAGCAAGTTGTGATGTTTTTATTGATAGCAATGCTGACTAGGCTGTTTACCACCGAGCAATCTGTTGGGGCAAACGGGGTATTGAGTTTGTTCGGTTTAAGTGCGAGCGAGTTGGTCACTTACAATCTGATTATTTGGGCTTCATCGTTAGCGGGGTTAGTGATGAGCGTGCTGACCTTAAAGTTAGAAGAAATTCGACGCAGTACGATGATTGCTCTATTCGGCATTGCACTTGGGGCATATTTAGATATTGGGATTAGTAGCCAAACACGAGCCGAGCAGTTTTATCTCAGCCAAAGCATTATTGCGTTTTCGAGCTTTTATTTTGCCAGCCCGGTTTTTATCGAGGGATTTCTCCGAGCGATTTCCGTAGGATTTAATCATATTATCAGCTTTTTAGCCCTATTTACCTCCACTCAAGTATTGGGAGGATTATTAGGTGCTGCGGCATTTAACGCCTATATCATTATCCAAAGCAAAGTGCATTTACAGAATTTATCGCAACATATTACGGCAATAGACCCGGCTATTGCCCCGCAAGCGGTCGGAAATTTAATAAAAAACGCAAATCTCAATGCGACTCTGCTGGCCTATAACGATTTGTTTGAGCTGATTTTTATCACCGCCGGTACAGGAGCGGTGATTAGCTGTGCACTTTGGATTTATCGTAAAATCAAGGGCATTGATATTCTGGCAAAAGAAATGGCCGCGTTAAAATCAATGATGTAA